In Candidatus Nealsonbacteria bacterium DGGOD1a, one DNA window encodes the following:
- a CDS encoding metallopeptidase family protein, protein MDINEFEKLVARAVESLPDNIKDAMENIAIVVEDGPAKRNLLGLYEGIPENQWGKSDAIRLPDKITIFKSLIEEEARAPEEIKELVRLVVWHEIAHHFGFDEPQTRRLEHRWRARKP, encoded by the coding sequence ATGGATATAAATGAATTTGAAAAGTTGGTGGCGCGGGCGGTGGAAAGCCTGCCGGATAATATCAAGGACGCGATGGAAAATATCGCGATTGTTGTCGAAGACGGGCCGGCGAAACGCAATTTGCTTGGGCTGTACGAAGGCATTCCGGAAAATCAATGGGGGAAAAGCGATGCCATCCGCCTGCCGGACAAGATCACGATTTTCAAATCATTGATCGAGGAAGAAGCGCGCGCGCCGGAAGAAATCAAGGAATTGGTCAGGCTTGTGGTCTGGCACGAAATCGCTCATCATTTCGGTTTTGACGAACCGCAAACCCGCCGTCTTGAACACCGCTGGCGCGCCCGCAAACCTTGA
- a CDS encoding uracil-DNA glycosylase — protein MSKQSEAIPCEREKSERENELEQISCEIAVCRKCRLAETREKTVPGEGAVGAAYFVIGQGPGANENKTGRPFIGRAGKLLAELLSLAGINRERDTFITSIVKCLPTPPINRKPKPDEIAACDGYLTRQMDSAGAKKIILLGDMAFKKFFPKDKFSDWRGKWRENGDREFFISYHPAAGIRFVKFKKILESDFKNLKNGYK, from the coding sequence ATGTCTAAACAATCAGAAGCTATCCCTTGCGAACGGGAAAAATCGGAAAGGGAAAACGAATTGGAGCAAATCAGTTGCGAAATAGCGGTTTGCCGGAAATGCCGCTTGGCCGAAACCCGCGAAAAAACCGTGCCCGGCGAAGGCGCGGTTGGCGCGGCTTATTTTGTGATTGGCCAAGGGCCCGGCGCCAACGAAAATAAAACCGGCCGGCCGTTTATCGGCCGGGCGGGCAAACTGTTAGCCGAATTGCTGTCTTTGGCCGGAATCAATCGCGAGCGCGATACTTTTATTACTTCGATCGTAAAATGTTTGCCCACGCCGCCGATCAACCGTAAACCCAAGCCCGATGAAATTGCCGCGTGCGACGGTTATTTAACCCGCCAGATGGATTCGGCCGGCGCCAAAAAAATAATTTTGCTGGGCGATATGGCTTTCAAAAAATTTTTCCCCAAAGATAAATTTTCCGATTGGCGGGGAAAGTGGCGTGAAAACGGGGATCGTGAATTTTTCATCAGCTACCATCCGGCCGCGGGCATCAGGTTTGTTAAGTTCAAGAAAATATTGGAGAGCGATTTTAAGAATTTAAAAAATGGATATAAATGA
- the metK gene encoding methionine adenosyltransferase translates to MRRFFITSEAVTEGHPDKIADQIADAVLDEVIRQDKYGRCSCEVMVGNNYAVIGGEINSFAWVDYNNFVRKIIREIGYDKEEYGFYCKSAAIFNTVNRQSAEVSSLVRRAGSKKQGAGDQGISTGYATGETLELMPLGQTLAQKMAMRLAEVRKKKIVLHLRPDAKCQLTLEYKNNAACRLENVVVSCQHDPKISLARLKRDIIEKAIKPVCGKFIDENTKIFVNHTGSFVIGGPSADTGATGRKIIIDTYGNTVPSGGSSFSGKDPTKIDRSGAYMARYIAKNIVAAGLAGECFVRLAYIIGDTKPIEASVETFGTATVNEESIEKAVNKIFDLSPGGIIRQLKLLRPIYRKTSNYGHFGREEPEFTWEKRDRVKDLLREVSKLLKK, encoded by the coding sequence ATGCGCCGTTTTTTTATCACTTCCGAGGCCGTAACCGAAGGGCATCCCGACAAAATCGCCGACCAGATCGCCGACGCGGTTTTGGACGAAGTGATCCGCCAGGACAAATACGGCCGCTGTTCCTGTGAAGTGATGGTGGGCAATAATTACGCGGTTATCGGCGGCGAGATCAATAGCTTCGCTTGGGTTGATTACAATAATTTCGTGCGCAAGATTATCCGCGAGATCGGCTACGATAAAGAGGAATACGGTTTCTATTGCAAATCCGCGGCGATTTTTAACACCGTCAACCGCCAGTCGGCCGAAGTTTCCAGTTTGGTGCGTCGTGCCGGCAGCAAAAAGCAGGGTGCCGGTGACCAGGGAATTTCCACCGGTTATGCCACCGGGGAAACTTTGGAATTGATGCCTTTGGGCCAGACGCTGGCGCAAAAAATGGCCATGCGCTTGGCCGAGGTTCGCAAGAAAAAGATAGTTCTCCATTTGCGGCCCGATGCCAAATGCCAGTTAACGCTTGAGTATAAAAATAATGCCGCTTGCCGTCTCGAGAATGTGGTGGTTTCCTGCCAGCATGATCCAAAAATTTCTTTGGCGCGTCTTAAGCGCGATATTATTGAAAAAGCGATAAAACCGGTTTGCGGTAAATTTATTGATGAAAATACAAAAATATTCGTTAATCATACCGGCAGTTTTGTCATTGGCGGGCCGTCTGCGGATACCGGGGCGACGGGTCGCAAGATAATAATCGATACTTATGGCAACACCGTGCCGTCGGGAGGCAGCAGTTTCTCCGGCAAAGATCCCACCAAAATCGATCGGTCCGGCGCGTATATGGCGCGTTATATCGCCAAGAATATTGTGGCGGCCGGGCTGGCGGGCGAATGTTTTGTGCGCTTGGCGTATATCATCGGCGATACCAAACCGATCGAAGCCAGCGTTGAAACTTTCGGCACGGCAACGGTTAATGAAGAATCAATCGAAAAAGCGGTGAATAAAATTTTCGATCTTTCGCCCGGTGGGATAATCCGCCAGTTGAAATTATTGCGGCCGATCTATCGCAAAACTTCCAATTACGGCCATTTCGGCCGCGAAGAGCCGGAATTTACTTGGGAAAAAAGGGACAGAGTCAAAGATTTATTGCGTGAAGTTTCCAAATTGTTAAAAAAATGA
- a CDS encoding YbaB/EbfC family nucleoid-associated protein, with protein sequence MFEKLQQIKKLQEIQSALKNEKIEGEKNGVKIFMNGKLEVEDVVLNDSLSIPDQEKAVKDCFNDTMKKVQMVVAKKMQSMGGFGM encoded by the coding sequence ATGTTTGAAAAATTACAGCAAATCAAGAAGCTGCAGGAGATACAAAGCGCGCTGAAAAACGAGAAGATCGAGGGGGAGAAAAACGGGGTTAAGATTTTTATGAACGGCAAATTGGAGGTTGAAGATGTGGTTTTGAACGATTCGCTTTCCATTCCCGACCAGGAAAAAGCGGTTAAGGATTGCTTCAACGATACAATGAAAAAAGTGCAGATGGTGGTGGCGAAAAAGATGCAGTCGATGGGAGGGTTTGGAATGTAA
- a CDS encoding tRNA uridine(34) 5-carboxymethylaminomethyl modification radical SAM/GNAT enzyme Elp3 produces MAKIIAEKLVEADPQTKTQLEALKREIAKELKIPCPNNIWLLSALSEGLTLCIRGLDHLKINRLRNLLRVRPVRSLSGIVNVSVLTKPYPCPGSCLYCPNEPGFPKSYLSGEPAAERAKLLKFNPHTQVKKRLENLAAEGHSIDKIELRVIGGTWSFYPKNYQDKFVASCFAACNALSIAKNPQCSKHCERTKSLEREQKKNETAKCRIVGISVETRPDYINEKEIIQLRKLGVTRVELGIQSIYDDVLELNNRGHKIDAAVRATKLLKNAGFKISYQIMLNLYGSSPARDLAMAKELFANPDFCPDLLKIYPCAVLPEAPLYEIYQQGKYRPYSDKKLIDVVKEIKKITPPWVRIERIIRDIPSPRITAGAKGISNLRQIIAADMEKEKWRCRCIRCREIKGEYDPKEKIALVRRDYQASNGTEIFLSFENESKTKLFSLLRLRITNDGSNLITGNTGENMVSPLRIENDTMRANNHSPLQNTVAIVREIHTYGLQTAIDQKSISAQHTGLGKKLIKEAEKIVREESGAKKIAAISGIGARAYWRKNGYKLKNTYMTKKMRERIRAC; encoded by the coding sequence ATGGCAAAAATCATCGCCGAAAAGCTTGTCGAAGCCGATCCGCAAACCAAAACGCAACTGGAAGCGTTAAAGCGCGAGATTGCCAAGGAATTAAAAATTCCCTGCCCAAACAACATTTGGCTCCTATCCGCGCTTTCAGAGGGTCTAACCCTCTGTATCAGAGGGTTAGACCATCTGAAAATCAACCGCTTGAGAAATTTGTTGCGGGTGAGGCCGGTGCGATCGCTTTCGGGGATTGTTAATGTTTCGGTTTTGACAAAACCCTATCCTTGCCCGGGCAGCTGCCTTTACTGCCCCAACGAGCCGGGTTTTCCCAAAAGCTATCTTTCCGGAGAGCCGGCGGCCGAGCGCGCCAAACTTTTAAAGTTCAATCCCCATACCCAAGTGAAAAAACGGCTGGAAAATCTGGCGGCCGAAGGACACAGCATAGATAAAATCGAATTGCGGGTCATTGGCGGCACCTGGAGCTTTTATCCCAAAAACTATCAAGATAAATTCGTCGCCTCTTGTTTTGCCGCCTGCAATGCTTTGAGCATTGCGAAAAATCCGCAATGCTCAAAGCATTGCGAAAGAACAAAATCATTGGAACGCGAGCAAAAGAAAAACGAAACCGCCAAATGCCGGATCGTGGGAATTTCGGTGGAAACCCGGCCGGATTATATCAACGAGAAAGAAATCATTCAATTAAGAAAACTGGGGGTAACGCGCGTGGAACTGGGCATCCAAAGCATCTATGACGATGTGCTGGAACTCAACAATCGCGGCCATAAAATCGACGCGGCCGTCCGGGCGACAAAATTATTAAAAAACGCCGGCTTTAAAATTTCCTACCAAATAATGCTCAATCTCTATGGCTCGTCGCCGGCGCGCGATCTGGCAATGGCAAAAGAATTATTCGCCAACCCGGATTTCTGCCCCGACCTGCTGAAAATTTATCCGTGCGCCGTCCTGCCGGAAGCGCCGCTTTATGAAATTTATCAACAAGGAAAATACCGGCCGTATTCCGACAAAAAATTGATTGATGTGGTCAAAGAAATCAAAAAGATCACGCCGCCGTGGGTGCGTATTGAACGAATCATCCGCGACATCCCCTCTCCGCGCATCACCGCCGGCGCCAAAGGCATTTCCAATCTCCGCCAGATCATCGCCGCCGATATGGAAAAAGAAAAATGGCGATGCCGGTGCATCCGGTGCCGCGAGATTAAAGGAGAATATGACCCAAAAGAAAAAATTGCATTGGTTCGGCGCGATTATCAGGCGTCAAACGGCACGGAAATTTTTTTAAGTTTTGAGAATGAATCAAAAACAAAATTATTCAGCTTGTTGCGGTTAAGAATAACCAACGATGGTTCAAATCTAATCACGGGCAACACGGGCGAAAACATGGTTTCGCCCCTACGAATCGAAAACGATACAATGCGGGCGAATAATCATTCGCCCCTACAAAATACGGTGGCAATCGTAAGGGAAATTCACACCTATGGCCTGCAAACCGCGATTGACCAAAAATCAATTTCCGCCCAACACACCGGCTTGGGGAAAAAATTGATCAAAGAGGCGGAAAAAATCGTGCGCGAAGAATCCGGCGCAAAAAAAATTGCCGCCATTTCCGGCATCGGCGCCCGCGCCTACTGGCGCAAAAACGGGTATAAATTAAAAAATACTTATATGACAAAAAAAATGCGCGAACGAATTCGCGCCTGCTAG
- a CDS encoding GNAT family N-acetyltransferase translates to MEKIILDGKEITIRRLAPKDLKDAKKFADYINDLIEEDVYLSVNKKYSLRDETVFLKSQIEKIKKKNNVFLVAETEKKIIGVSSIDRMNGKQGHIGLFGISIAREWRGIGLGTFLIAEIFEMAKNGLDPSIKMITLDVIAKNEPAIRLYRKMGFKKVAVLPKYFRHRGELLDIVVMNLYL, encoded by the coding sequence ATGGAAAAGATAATTTTGGACGGGAAAGAAATCACAATCAGGAGATTGGCGCCGAAGGATTTGAAAGACGCCAAAAAATTTGCCGATTACATAAACGATCTTATCGAAGAAGATGTTTATTTGAGCGTGAACAAAAAATACAGCCTAAGGGATGAAACGGTATTTCTTAAAAGCCAGATCGAAAAAATAAAAAAGAAAAATAATGTTTTTTTGGTGGCTGAAACGGAAAAGAAAATTATCGGCGTTTCGAGTATCGATCGGATGAACGGCAAGCAAGGGCATATCGGTTTGTTTGGCATATCGATCGCCCGAGAGTGGCGGGGAATCGGGCTGGGAACTTTTTTGATTGCCGAAATTTTTGAGATGGCAAAAAACGGCCTTGACCCGAGTATTAAAATGATAACTCTCGATGTGATCGCCAAAAATGAGCCGGCTATTCGTCTGTATCGAAAAATGGGTTTTAAAAAGGTTGCGGTTCTGCCAAAATATTTTCGGCATAGAGGCGAATTGTTGGATATTGTTGTAATGAATTTGTATTTATAA
- a CDS encoding DUF763 domain-containing protein, with amino-acid sequence MRTGVATVPLDWGRCPRWLFERMTRLGRGISIAIVEEFGPEELLKRLSDPVWFQSLGCVMGFDWNSSGLTVTTMGALKEAVRGIETDLGFYICGGKRVSRKTPEETQKWGQYLGWEESKTNGLVNASKMAAKVDSSLIQDGFSIYAHNLLFTNSGKWAVIQQGMNADVQKARRYHWLSDGVDDFTEEPHSGIASDARLAPLNLTAKESKQNKEISSDMVKLEPAAFLKNFQSAARKVSKNMPAVSSPVGKSLGSQGRLPGFTDMELNDVEFHWHPVVAEKFDIKRLKKTIEKAHFSAPDNFAALLSGEGIGPKTIRALSLVAEIVYGAKPSYEDPARYTFAVGGKDGTPFPVDRATYDRTLSAIEKGIKQSKMNQGEIDKAKERLETITYPMKNDSAKCQNFTIA; translated from the coding sequence ATGCGCACCGGAGTAGCTACAGTGCCGTTGGATTGGGGGCGATGCCCGCGCTGGCTGTTTGAGCGAATGACCCGCCTCGGGCGGGGTATTTCGATTGCCATCGTGGAAGAATTCGGGCCCGAGGAATTATTAAAGCGGCTGTCGGATCCGGTGTGGTTTCAGTCGCTGGGGTGCGTGATGGGGTTTGATTGGAATTCTTCGGGGTTGACCGTAACCACGATGGGCGCGCTAAAAGAGGCGGTGCGGGGCATTGAAACCGATCTGGGATTTTACATTTGCGGCGGCAAGCGCGTGTCGCGCAAAACTCCCGAAGAAACTCAAAAATGGGGGCAATACCTTGGTTGGGAAGAAAGCAAAACCAACGGGCTGGTGAATGCCAGCAAAATGGCGGCCAAAGTTGATTCAAGTTTGATTCAAGACGGATTTTCAATTTACGCGCACAATTTGCTGTTCACGAATTCCGGCAAGTGGGCCGTGATCCAGCAGGGGATGAATGCGGATGTTCAGAAAGCGCGGCGGTATCACTGGCTGTCCGATGGCGTTGATGACTTTACCGAGGAGCCGCATTCGGGAATCGCCAGCGACGCGCGGTTGGCTCCCTTGAATTTAACGGCAAAAGAGAGCAAACAAAACAAAGAAATTTCTTCGGATATGGTGAAACTTGAACCGGCGGCGTTTTTGAAAAACTTTCAAAGCGCGGCGCGAAAAGTTTCAAAAAATATGCCGGCGGTTTCCAGTCCCGTCGGTAAAAGTTTGGGAAGCCAAGGCCGGTTGCCCGGATTTACCGATATGGAGCTGAATGATGTGGAGTTCCACTGGCATCCGGTCGTCGCGGAAAAGTTTGATATAAAACGGTTGAAAAAGACAATCGAAAAAGCGCATTTTTCCGCGCCGGATAACTTTGCCGCTTTGCTGTCCGGCGAAGGTATCGGTCCGAAAACCATCCGGGCGCTGTCGCTGGTGGCCGAAATTGTTTACGGCGCCAAGCCGTCCTATGAAGACCCGGCCAGATATACATTTGCCGTGGGCGGCAAGGATGGCACGCCGTTTCCGGTTGACCGCGCGACCTATGACCGCACTTTGTCCGCGATTGAAAAAGGCATTAAACAGAGTAAAATGAACCAAGGAGAGATTGACAAGGCTAAGGAGAGGCTGGAGACAATTACTTACCCGATGAAAAATGACAGTGCAAAATGTCAAAATTTTACGATTGCATAA
- a CDS encoding ATP-binding protein, which produces MVKNKAKNSVLLDKTISERTIAVYNPWWNGLGFALKNPEFKRDVFSSAVNHIEAKHGLALLINGPRRVGKTTIMRQLVEYLLRKKRESPEKIFFFSLDDPFIQQLPQENQGEAFEQIMQFWEIKLGKKLSEIKEPVYCFLDEVQRLPHWELYIKRYVDLKYQIRFIISGSASHTIFRKSLESLLGRLMDISLPPFSFREWLRFHHREYADIARELIDLQIDISDKGGVAGLVSFIAGRLGEKKTARLNELVGDYAKDGGFPQLWGMSDFVERVQFIDLQFVQRVTLEDLRLVREIRRPEIFHQFLRYVFARTGEEYNLEELAGKIKTTRTTLSEALPLLLQTELIRKVERFANKPVRLRSTHAKLYAADTVLYEAITKMPADLKGENKGRLAETLAFNVLRRFAGIADICYFRTPDGKREVDFILRIGKTLIPVEIKSGAAFGKDNSHISYFLEEYGSDKSFGIMVCNGDADSGENILNIPLSVFLLLC; this is translated from the coding sequence ATGGTCAAAAATAAGGCAAAAAATAGCGTTTTATTGGATAAAACCATATCGGAAAGAACTATCGCCGTTTATAACCCTTGGTGGAACGGCTTGGGTTTTGCATTGAAAAATCCCGAATTCAAGCGGGATGTATTTTCTTCGGCGGTCAACCATATTGAAGCAAAACACGGGCTTGCGTTGCTTATAAACGGACCGCGGCGCGTCGGCAAGACCACGATTATGCGCCAGCTTGTGGAATATCTGCTTCGCAAAAAAAGAGAATCTCCCGAAAAAATATTTTTCTTTTCTCTTGACGATCCTTTTATTCAGCAATTGCCGCAGGAAAATCAGGGAGAAGCTTTCGAGCAGATAATGCAATTTTGGGAAATCAAGCTTGGAAAAAAATTATCTGAAATCAAAGAACCCGTATATTGTTTTTTGGATGAAGTGCAAAGATTGCCGCATTGGGAATTATATATCAAGCGTTATGTGGATTTAAAGTACCAAATACGCTTTATTATTTCCGGTTCGGCATCGCATACGATTTTTCGCAAATCGCTTGAAAGCTTATTGGGCCGCTTGATGGATATTTCTTTGCCGCCGTTTTCATTCAGGGAATGGTTGCGGTTTCATCATCGAGAATATGCCGATATCGCGCGGGAACTTATTGATTTGCAGATTGATATTTCCGATAAAGGCGGCGTGGCCGGGTTGGTTTCATTTATCGCTGGCAGGTTGGGCGAGAAGAAAACGGCAAGGCTGAATGAATTGGTTGGCGATTATGCCAAGGATGGCGGTTTTCCGCAACTGTGGGGGATGAGCGATTTCGTCGAAAGAGTGCAATTTATCGATCTTCAGTTTGTGCAAAGAGTGACGCTTGAAGATTTGAGGCTTGTCCGGGAAATCCGGCGGCCGGAAATTTTTCATCAATTTTTGCGCTATGTGTTTGCCCGTACCGGGGAAGAATACAATCTGGAAGAGCTTGCCGGAAAAATTAAAACCACGCGCACCACGCTTTCCGAAGCCTTGCCGTTGCTTCTGCAGACGGAATTGATCAGAAAAGTGGAGCGATTTGCCAACAAGCCGGTGCGCTTGCGGAGCACCCACGCCAAGCTGTATGCCGCGGATACGGTTTTATACGAGGCGATCACGAAAATGCCGGCGGATTTAAAAGGCGAAAATAAGGGCCGTTTGGCCGAGACGCTGGCGTTCAATGTTCTGCGAAGGTTTGCCGGCATTGCCGATATTTGCTATTTCAGAACTCCCGACGGCAAGCGGGAAGTTGATTTTATTTTAAGAATCGGCAAGACATTGATTCCCGTGGAAATAAAAAGCGGCGCGGCATTTGGAAAAGACAACAGTCATATAAGCTATTTTTTGGAAGAATACGGTTCTGATAAAAGTTTCGGGATAATGGTTTGCAACGGAGATGCTGATTCGGGCGAAAATATTTTAAACATACCTTTGAGTGTTTTTCTTTTGCTTTGTTAG